Proteins encoded together in one Hevea brasiliensis isolate MT/VB/25A 57/8 chromosome 16, ASM3005281v1, whole genome shotgun sequence window:
- the LOC110669657 gene encoding uncharacterized protein LOC110669657 — protein sequence MTDTVKELKETIKETMESKTATMCTLLGDRPDMNVVQRMIWDDDDDEVWQTTTYAVDIICSYYLSYIHKEPCMDSFHTGLHSGETVSRNFHEVLKAMLCLSIDIIKPDALNAQNILPEILNDDRYMPHFKDCIGAIDGTHVSACVQEENLIRFIGRKGVPTQNIMAACSFDMQFTFVMAGWEGTAHDGRLFQYAINKQNLNFPKPLPGKYYVVDAGYQQIEGYLAPYKGTRYHLPDFQRGVRPRGLKEIFNCWHSSLRCCIERTFGVWKARWKILRTIPPYSFYVQRDMVVVSMALHNYIRRKALADPAFERLDKSLNFIPPDIFRDADDIQAEKSSQESGALQMNALRDQIACSLMLANNDY from the exons ATGACTGATACAGTTAAAGAGCTAAAAGAAACTATAAAAGAGACAATGGAGTCTAAGACTGCAACTATGTGTACTCTTTTGGGAGATCGCCCAG ATATGAATGTTGTTCAGCGAATGATTTGGGATGATGATGACGATGAAGTTTGGCAGACAACCACATATGCAGTTGATATTATATGTAGCTATTACTTGTCTTATATTCATAAAGAACCTTGTATGGATTCATTCCATACAGGACTT CATTCAGGAGAAACTGTCAGTAGGAACTTTCATGAAGTATTAAAAGCAATGCTGTGCTTGTCAATTGATATAATAAAACCGGATGCACTTAATGCTCAGAATATTCTCCCTGAGATACTGAATGATGACAGATATATGCCTCATTTCAAG GACTGCATTGGAGCAATTGATGGAACTCATGTGTCTGCTTGTgttcaagaagaaaatttgatTCGATTTATTGGTAGAAAAGGGGTGCCTACCCAGAATATTATGGCTGCTTGTAGCTTTGATATGCAATTTACATTCGTAATGGCAGGATGGGAAGGTACAGCTCATGATGGACGCCTTTTCCAGTATGCTATCAATAAACAAAATTTAAACTTCCCCAAACCACTACCAG GAAAATATTATGTAGTGGATGCTGGATATCAACAGATTGAAGGATATCTTGCACCTTATAAAGGTACTAGATATCATTTACCTGATTTTCAACGTGGTGTAAGACCAAGGGGACTCAAAGAAATTTTTAATTGTTGGCATTCATCTCTAAGATGTTGCATTGAACGAACTTTTGGAGTTTGGAAGGCAAGATGGAAGATATTACGAACAATACCTCCTTATTCATTTTATGTACAAAGAGATATGGTAGTTGTGTCCATGGCATTACATAATTACATTCGAAGAAAAGCGTTGGCTGATCCAGCATTTGAGCGATTAGATAAAAGTCTAAATTTTATACCACCAGACATATTTCGTGATGCAGATGACATTCAAGCGGAAAAAAGTAGTCAAGAAAGTGGAGCACTTCAAATGAATGCATTACGTGATCAAATTGCTTGTAGTTTAATGTTGGCAAACaatgattattaa
- the LOC131174662 gene encoding uncharacterized protein LOC131174662 encodes MTKLTAISLRGTVATGEFAYAPSSGVLPNETQETQQFNTADHVEENINAESNSDDDLNEMMNAGFGSGGSFSQAVGENVGLENTKNDNSQHNVQKQKRKELSNDPATKKKKG; translated from the coding sequence GAACTGTGGCTACTGGAGAATTTGCATATGCACCATCATCTGGAGTTTTACCTAATGAAACTCAGGAGACGCAACAATTTAATACCGCAGATCATGTTGAGGAGAATATTAATGCAGAATCTAATTCTGATGATGATTTAAATGAAATGATGAATGCTGGTTTTGGATCTGGAGGTTCATTCAGTCAAGCAGTAGGTGAAAATGTGGGTTTAGAGAATACAAAAAATGATAATAGTCAACATAATGTGCAAAAACAAAAAAGGAAAGAGTTGTCTAATGACCCtgcaacaaagaaaaaaaaaggataa